One window of Polyangiaceae bacterium genomic DNA carries:
- a CDS encoding SMI1/KNR4 family protein: protein MSERIRAAVEVIQHWMQSNGAPRLAENLAQGASDEQLREAEEAFGVELPRDLRALWKVHNGQPEEGNGFFPGGFNWLSTRSAVAEQENLLLLIGFEREADNPRSATRAEVESDHWLPFAGLESDMLAVHGETGRVFLCYHDDSPELVAASLETYLTGYAARVAASDYKVKGGLGDYYLEERDRAAERMAEERAEKQRRLEAMPPLERFREALLENHDGRAAEVMRAALDRNDSATFDGCVALLFSEPRSPALIAGTLRTWMGTLALPARHWFTMAIGGAMLGNNAVRDIAISKVLKAPDFDLKELEHPKAGTPDDQRAAWRSVSLAMYAKLKR from the coding sequence ATGTCCGAGCGGATCCGCGCTGCCGTCGAGGTCATCCAGCACTGGATGCAGAGCAATGGGGCGCCTCGATTGGCGGAAAACTTGGCGCAAGGGGCGAGCGACGAGCAGCTGCGCGAAGCCGAAGAGGCGTTCGGGGTGGAGCTGCCGCGTGACTTGCGTGCGCTGTGGAAGGTACACAACGGCCAACCCGAAGAGGGCAACGGATTCTTTCCCGGAGGATTCAATTGGCTGTCCACTCGGTCGGCCGTAGCAGAGCAAGAGAACTTGCTATTGCTCATCGGTTTCGAGCGCGAGGCGGACAACCCTCGCAGCGCCACCCGCGCTGAGGTGGAGTCGGACCACTGGCTCCCGTTTGCCGGTCTGGAGTCGGACATGCTCGCCGTACACGGCGAAACTGGGCGCGTTTTCCTCTGCTACCACGACGATTCACCTGAGCTAGTCGCCGCCTCCTTGGAAACCTACCTCACGGGATATGCTGCCCGAGTCGCGGCGAGCGACTACAAGGTCAAGGGCGGCTTGGGCGACTACTACCTCGAAGAGCGTGATCGCGCTGCCGAGCGCATGGCGGAAGAGCGCGCCGAGAAACAACGCCGCTTGGAGGCGATGCCGCCGCTCGAGCGATTTCGCGAGGCACTGCTAGAGAATCACGACGGCCGAGCCGCTGAGGTGATGCGGGCAGCGCTCGACCGAAACGACAGCGCGACCTTCGATGGCTGCGTTGCGCTCCTCTTCAGCGAGCCGCGCAGCCCAGCGCTGATTGCCGGCACGCTACGCACCTGGATGGGCACGCTCGCGCTACCTGCAAGGCACTGGTTTACCATGGCCATCGGTGGCGCCATGCTGGGCAACAACGCCGTGCGCGACATCGCGATATCCAAGGTGCTCAAGGCGCCGGACTTCGATCTCAAAGAGCTCGAGCATCCCAAGGCGGGCACGCCCGACGACCAACGCGCCGCATGGCGCAGCGTCTCGCTCGCGATGTA
- a CDS encoding HAMP domain-containing histidine kinase yields MGGITQLEAHGPTRVWARTWAMLAGVATLVFGVGAYLDQQSVDERGRVVAGAFADGTAMLMQKRIEAKVSSVRALTRDGGLRRFAKQETPELRAELEQRWGVLIEEDARLFQVRLLSATGHERLRVERRRGRVIATPVHELQDKSGRDYVEAGRRLKPGQLGLTAIELNREHGFVEVPWRPTFRALMPIHEANGLLLGLVVVNFDAEGLLSLVSAAPPGNHAALYSERGDCLSGCAPGTAFMGAFGVLPVLPQQQPEVWRWAEARASGEQIHGRKDYVLRSIPMSVGASRAASDSGFKLLIDFERAPLFSARSTALFVGVLVLLGLASWLWSRKVAAHGAAVASEERAVAQMYRAEKMAALGGIVAGVAHELNTPIGNALAVSSSLRDFVRDFEERIARGQVSRGELNEFLTDMQEGTKLQLRSLRRASELVFHFKRVAVDQAGEQRRQFSLHDCVDDIVEALRPKFKGTAVELRADYGIDATLDSYPGPLGQVLMNLIENARLHGFREDQHGVVRVMSKRIAGNLVEITVSDDGAGIPCESQSRVFEPFFTTRLAQGGSGLGLAIVHNLVTTLLGGTIGVSSGEETGTTFRVALPIVAPAVSTANNQHRMEKFNESPRAA; encoded by the coding sequence ATGGGGGGAATCACGCAACTCGAAGCCCATGGACCGACGCGCGTTTGGGCGCGGACGTGGGCGATGCTTGCTGGGGTCGCGACGCTGGTGTTTGGCGTGGGTGCCTACCTGGATCAGCAGAGCGTCGATGAGCGGGGCCGTGTGGTCGCGGGCGCGTTTGCCGACGGCACCGCGATGCTGATGCAGAAGCGCATCGAGGCAAAGGTGAGCAGCGTACGCGCGCTGACGCGAGACGGAGGGCTCCGGCGCTTTGCCAAGCAGGAGACACCGGAGCTGCGTGCCGAGCTCGAGCAGCGTTGGGGCGTTTTGATCGAAGAGGACGCGCGGCTCTTCCAGGTCCGTCTGCTGAGCGCTACTGGCCACGAGCGCTTGCGGGTAGAGAGGCGGCGAGGCCGAGTAATCGCCACGCCAGTCCACGAGTTGCAGGATAAGTCCGGGCGCGACTACGTCGAAGCCGGGCGCCGCTTGAAGCCGGGTCAGCTCGGGCTGACGGCTATCGAGCTGAATCGGGAACATGGCTTCGTTGAAGTCCCGTGGCGACCCACGTTCCGCGCGTTGATGCCCATCCATGAGGCAAACGGTTTGCTGCTTGGACTCGTGGTGGTGAACTTCGACGCAGAGGGGCTGCTCAGCCTGGTTAGCGCGGCTCCGCCCGGAAATCACGCGGCCCTGTATAGCGAGCGTGGAGATTGTCTGAGCGGTTGCGCGCCTGGGACCGCATTCATGGGTGCGTTCGGCGTACTACCGGTGCTGCCCCAGCAGCAGCCAGAAGTCTGGCGCTGGGCGGAAGCGCGGGCTTCTGGGGAGCAAATCCACGGCCGCAAGGACTACGTTCTGCGATCCATCCCGATGAGTGTAGGCGCTTCACGGGCGGCCTCCGATAGCGGCTTCAAGCTGCTGATCGACTTCGAGCGCGCTCCACTGTTCTCCGCGCGTTCGACCGCGTTGTTCGTCGGAGTGCTCGTGCTGCTGGGCTTGGCGAGCTGGCTCTGGAGCCGAAAAGTTGCGGCGCACGGGGCGGCGGTCGCGTCCGAGGAGCGCGCCGTAGCGCAGATGTACCGCGCGGAAAAAATGGCGGCTTTGGGTGGCATTGTCGCGGGCGTCGCCCATGAGTTGAACACCCCAATCGGCAACGCACTCGCCGTCTCCAGTTCCCTGAGAGACTTCGTCCGCGACTTCGAGGAGCGAATAGCGCGCGGGCAGGTGAGCCGGGGAGAACTGAACGAATTCCTGACGGATATGCAGGAGGGGACGAAGCTGCAACTCCGGAGCTTGAGACGCGCGAGCGAGCTGGTCTTCCACTTCAAGCGGGTTGCCGTCGACCAAGCTGGGGAGCAGCGCCGGCAGTTCTCGCTCCATGACTGCGTGGACGACATCGTCGAAGCCCTACGTCCCAAGTTCAAGGGCACCGCGGTAGAGCTCCGGGCGGACTATGGGATCGATGCCACGCTCGACAGCTATCCGGGGCCGCTTGGCCAAGTGCTAATGAACCTGATCGAGAACGCGCGCTTGCACGGCTTTCGCGAGGACCAGCACGGCGTGGTCCGCGTGATGAGCAAACGCATCGCGGGGAACTTGGTCGAAATCACGGTGAGCGACGATGGGGCGGGGATCCCGTGCGAGTCGCAGAGTCGGGTGTTCGAACCCTTCTTCACGACCCGGCTCGCGCAGGGCGGAAGCGGTCTCGGACTCGCCATCGTTCATAACCTGGTCACAACCCTCCTCGGCGGAACCATTGGTGTTTCCTCGGGGGAAGAAACTGGGACGACGTTCCGCGTGGCGCTCCCAATCGTCGCGCCAGCGGTCAGCACAGCAAACAACCAGCATCGCATGGAGAAGTTCAATGAGTCCCCCAGAGCAGCCTGA